CGATCGGCGCCGGTGAACTACGGGCGGCGGGCACCCGAGTGACCCTGGTTCTGGTTTCGAGCCGTACGGTGCTCGAGTTGTCGCAGAATCAGCGCGCCCTTGGCCTCCAGGGACCCGTCGTCGCCGAGAACGGCGCCGTGGTAGCGTGGCCGTGGCATGAGTCGCTGCGCACGTATGGCACACAGGAGGAGATCGACGGGTGCACCTGGTGCGTGCGGCACGTGGGGAGACCGGCTTCCGAGATTCGAGAGGCGTCGCGCAGTGCAGCACACGCCGCCGGTGTCGCGTATGTCGACCAGGCAGATGTCGAGCCGACGCTGGGGCGGCGCTGTTCGGTGCTGCTGCGCCCCGTGCCGGGGGCGAGCGATGCGTCGCTTGCGCCGCTCGCGCAGGCACTCCGTGTCAACGGATGGACGGTGGCGTCGGGTGGTGCGTGGCTCGCCGTGACGGGCGACGCCGACAAGGGGCGGGGCGTGGTGGTTCTGCAGTCGGCACTGACTGGGCTTGGCCAGCGTTATGACATCACCGCAGCGGTGGGCGACGGCGACAACGACGTTTCGCTCTTGCTGGCGGCCGACCGACGGTTCGTGATCGGCCGTGATGACGGCACATGGCACCCTTCCCTGCGTGCGCTCCCCGACGCAGAGTGCGTGCCTACCCCCGGGATCGCTGGCTGGCGCGAGGTGTTGCGCCAGCTGACCGCACTGCAGGAGGTTTGATGGCCCTCGT
Above is a window of Gemmatimonadota bacterium DNA encoding:
- a CDS encoding HAD hydrolase family protein, which codes for MRSILLLSDVDGTLLDRAGQYAIGAGELRAAGTRVTLVLVSSRTVLELSQNQRALGLQGPVVAENGAVVAWPWHESLRTYGTQEEIDGCTWCVRHVGRPASEIREASRSAAHAAGVAYVDQADVEPTLGRRCSVLLRPVPGASDASLAPLAQALRVNGWTVASGGAWLAVTGDADKGRGVVVLQSALTGLGQRYDITAAVGDGDNDVSLLLAADRRFVIGRDDGTWHPSLRALPDAECVPTPGIAGWREVLRQLTALQEV